The Ptiloglossa arizonensis isolate GNS036 chromosome 2, iyPtiAriz1_principal, whole genome shotgun sequence sequence ctATTAAATGTTACACAAATgcaaaatttttacgaaaaatttaacaCATTGTACCGGTTAGATAATATTCACTAAATGTATTACtaaataacaataatttaatttatttttttcagaCGTCCAGACAGATAATACACCGATACTTTGAAGCAGCATAAAATTAATTACGTAATTAATTATAGTTTAAGAATAAATGAATTTGATAATGAGATGTATGAATTagatgaataattttttgaaagtaaattacaattgaatttctatattatttgtTAAGAATCTACGTTAGAGAAATGGTATTTAGTATAAACACGATAATGTTttaaaatggtatgtctatCGCCTCGTGGAATTTAAATTTGTGATAGTTATTAACCTAATTTAGTTTTCATTACAGTAAAAATGTTCCACCAGAATTATTATGTCCCTCTCAATGCCAGGTGTACAGTTATCTCCGATCTTCGTTGCGTTTGTCCGTTAAACACCGGGGAATCGGAGCAAAATGTTCAGTGTTACCACTTTCATGACGAACGCTATTCGCACTTCGAACAATGAACTTCCTCCGGAATCTAAAAACACAGAATGGCCAATAACATCGTTAAAAGAATGGAACAGAAGAGTGAAACAACGAGTTTTGGGGTCGTGTGTCTCCAGTCAAATATTTCGACGATTTACCAACAATTCGTATTTatagataaatttataaatagaaaatgttCACATAGATACGACACGGATCGTATATTTATCCAGATCGTAATAGATACTTCGTGGAGTTGTACGTAGTCGTTTAATACAAAATGAATCACTTCCTGTGCACTGATCAAGTATCTGGATATTCGCAGCATATAGACAGTACGGTGTGGACTGTAAATCAAGTTCTTCGAGTTCATCGTTCTCCGCtttattttttcgaataatgttcgaatacacgaatattcgtataataatattcaaatattcaaacaacaGTACAAGAATACTCGTATACTCAAATAATAACGTTCAAATTTTTAAGTATACGAATACTTATATACTTGATTAATAACATTCGGATATACTTGatcaataatattcgaatacttgtataCTTGATTCACAACATTTGGATATTTATATACTTGATTAATAATATTCAGATACTTATATACTTGAttcataatattcgaatatttatatacttgattcataatattcgaatactcgtataCTTGAttcataatattcgaatacttacatACTTGAttcataatattcgaatactgatatACTTGatcaatgatattcgaatacatatATACTTGatcaataatattcgaatacatataCACTTGatcaataatattcgaattcttAAATACTCACacactcgaataataatatccaaatattcgaataataatatcagAATACTCGTGTATTCAAATTAAAGTATTTCAAGTTTACTCGTAATACTTGAATACCtataaaaaaattccaattatccGAATAGTCCCACCATAACCATAGACCAGCCATAACCAGCGTTAAGTCGATAAAACAGTAGTCAAACGTTCGAAACTGAATCGCaagcgaacgaaagaacgtGGTGACTTTAAACGTTCCTCAACTCCTGTCGATATTTTCTCACCATACTCTACATACAGTAACCGTTGCGTTGTATCGTCGTCAGAGTCCTTTATAACGGATTTGATCCTACTAGTCTTTTCCATGGCGGGTTCATCGACCTCCAGCTTACCCTCGAAGGCAATCGTCTTAACCGAACAGTACCTTTCGAGCCCTGGTGCTCCAACGACCCTCCGCGGAGGTCGTCCGAGGTCGATCTGGAAAATCCGGGAAAAGGAATTCGCGACTAACTGTCTACTAACCGTAATCGTAATAATGCAACGGTTCAACCGTCgattccgtttcttcttcgtccttCTCGTTTTCGCCACTCTTATCGACGAAAGCTCTCTCCTCGGTCTCCCCgttctcgtcgtcctcgtcctcgtcgtcgtaatCGTTATCGTCGTCCAATCGGtgacgaatcgaacgataaactCTGCTGTTCTTGAACTTCATTTTCGACGGTCTATTTTCGCGTAACTCGTACTCCTCGTCGCGGTCGTCAGCCTTCAGGAGGCGACGTCGCGGCGGTCGCGCGGATTCCCCGTAGCGGAACGTctctaaagaaaaaaaacacgcgAGCGGGCAGCTCGTTGAGAATCGTTCGAGAACAAAGTTGTCTAAATTGGACCGCGTTGACGAGTACTCGAAATCGGTACAATAACGTCATCTAATTAAATTTAGAGGGCCACCGTGatcgttctttctttcattgttcgtcgtagtatttttcaattcgtttattcgtgaatatcacgatcgaacgaaacgtggaAAACGGTCCAATGTAGACCATTTTACCGCAAAGtgtatcgtttcaacgttttcacGAACGGTTCGTGAGAATTTCCCTGCatcgaatcgaaaagaaaaaatggcgcGCGTACGAGATTCCAGAGTCGTAAATATTATCCAACGGGTGAGTACCTTCAAACCTTTCACGATCGTCGTTCTCGTAAACTTCGTTCGAGTCTCTGTTGTTACCTGGATCGAGCTCTCCTTCGAAAGTGAATGTTTCAACGTTGCTTGGGTTACACCCTTCGGTAGAAATGCAAGGTTCCGTGAACCTGGCCGCTCTCATAATTCCATCGACGGTGTTTACCTCGCAGTAACATTTACCGAAGCCGTCCGGGCAACTGGAAAAGTTCACACCTTTCGTCACCGACAGGGAATTCGAGGGAACCACCCCAGAGAAGTTCTGGCTCACCAAAATGATCCTGGACCGATACAGTCTGCGGCTGGTCTTCCCCTGTGAAATGTAACGATAGGTGGTAATACAGGGTGATCGGAGGGAAAGGTCTCGTGGTACTTGGAGAGTGTACAGTGCTCGATGAACCGTGTCAAATGTGTGAGAATCGACTCGAGTCGAAAGATTGACCTCGTTAAAGTTCGAAACGACTTTAGACTTCGATAACGAGAGTGTTCGGGGAATCTTCGCTGGTGACGATAATGGTACAATGTTACGAACgagataaattaatattataagtGTATACTACGATTTCTGAACTTCTCGACACTAGAACTAACGATGGTGAACGTGTTTCTGTGTGTACCGGACCGCGTGCGTGACTTTGTAATTCGAAGGGGAAggggtaaattaatttaggaGTATAATCAGTTCTCTGTTTAGATAATTGTTACCGGGTACTAAGGGCAAAAGCACAAgtcaataattgagtaattttagaaAGAAGTTCGGATCGAATTCACCTCTTTGTTGGTTCTAGTGTTGAGACAATGTACACTGAGTACTGTGTAGAGGAAAAGATGAATTACTTCGTAAGAACCTAATATTTGTAGGTACAATATATTTAAGATTAACTTTTCGACTATCGATCACTTTTTACACGGTTCAAGGATTACTTGTACACTCTGTAAATCTGGAATCCTTTATCTTATTGCGACATATAATAAAGTGTCTGAAATAAGTGACTGTCGCTCATCGATGAAAGATATTCGGTGAAAGTATCAttgtatacaattaaatacgtaCACTTTCCAATATTtggtacattttttatatttgtcactaattgtttcgagcagtgTATACAGGATGTTCCAGAAATATAGATACGAACTTAAACGAACTCACAAGAAGAACAAAAGAGTTCGAATATAGATAATTCTGCAATTTaatcgtttttaaaatattccatttttttAATCGTTAGATTACAAACAGACTCTTTGGAGCAGCTGATATCACGAGAGTTCAGCGTGATAACTACCGAGTGACCTTTTCACATTTACCTTCAGAACTGACTTACTTTGAAAACTCTAAATACTTTTAGTTGGTACAAATTAAATATCAAAAAACGATTAATTCAATTCGTACGACGAACGTCCATAGTCATCCAATGTATATTGGAACAAGACGACGCTCacgcaaagtgtctgtttagCGTTCATATCTTTTCGAAaccttttcgtttcattttgtgAAATTCGTTAATCAGTTCAAGTGGTATCTACAGTTCTCGAACACTCGGTATATTCGTATCTTTCAACGAAGGAGagtcttcatttttatttacgttACTTGATCTTGGCACGAAGCAATGGATACCATGAATCCTCTGCCGCAAGTATTGTTACATTTCGGGAACGACCATCGCGACCATAAAGAACCAATTTCTGGCGGGATCGAGGTCCAAGGTCCAATTTCCTCGCAGAACTGTAAGTTTCgacaaattttgagattttatCAAATCTATTGATCTTCAATCGATGGGATCGAAACGATCTGCGTTATTTGTTTACAAAACGTATCTCGTCGTTTATAAAAGACACATTTTATCGTTTACTAGCAATTTTTCACACGAGTTTTACATTATACAGTCTATCTCACAATGCGTTCTTAGTTTCGTATACTGTTGAAAATAATTGCAGGATCGTCCGTGATATTTTAAAAACGAACGTCACACAAACtgtacaaatttaattatttctttagaACATTATTATACTTAAATATGACATGTATTTATACGAACttctttcattgtttttggGTGTCAATGAACTCTTAAAACGAGTTCCATAAATCACGGATGATTTACGTATAATTAAGAGCCGCGTGTGaaagaccacgcgtgggtccaaaggGACCCGTAACTTGATCTCActcgcacaaatatttcgaactaaaGTTCCGTGACTCGATCGTACTACATTTCATTTTTAAGACAAGCTATATCAACGTTACGATTAAGCAATGGAAAAATCTCTCTGGGTCTGAAAGGACCCAAGCATGATTCACCGAGGTTTAAACGAAATTGCTGAAACACTACGGTTGTATTTGACGCGTGAAATTACCGGTTGCCTTTGGTGACAATTCGAAGCACATTGCGGCTTGTGTATTCCTTTTATAGTAGTCGCCGAGCACTGTGCAATACCGCAAACGCCGCGTGGTGAACACAGGGACTCGGGTAAAGGATTTAAAAAACACGTTGGAAATCCTGAAAACGactgtatttaaaatttcacgtaTCTCCAATACCGTATCCAAACAGTGTTCATGTTTATGTATGGACCGGTGTCTCTAATTattattcgtgaaatattttacaacctTCCGTTTTGTATAACCGATGGCCAGCGAGCAAAATGGAACAGTTACAACTTGGAGC is a genomic window containing:
- the LOC143143829 gene encoding uncharacterized protein LOC143143829 isoform X1; amino-acid sequence: MGKTSRRLYRSRIILVSQNFSGVVPSNSLSVTKGVNFSSCPDGFGKCYCEVNTVDGIMRAARFTEPCISTEGCNPSNVETFTFEGELDPGNNRDSNEVYENDDRERFEETFRYGESARPPRRRLLKADDRDEEYELRENRPSKMKFKNSRVYRSIRHRLDDDNDYDDEDEDDENGETEERAFVDKSGENEKDEEETESTVEPLHYYDYDSGGSSLFEVRIAFVMKVVTLNILLRFPGV
- the LOC143143829 gene encoding uncharacterized protein LOC143143829 isoform X2, which codes for MGKTSRRLYRSRIILVSQNFSGVVPSNSLSVTKGVNFSSCPDGFGKCYCEVNTVDGIMRAARFTEPCISTEGCNPSNVETFTFEGELDPETFRYGESARPPRRRLLKADDRDEEYELRENRPSKMKFKNSRVYRSIRHRLDDDNDYDDEDEDDENGETEERAFVDKSGENEKDEEETESTVEPLHYYDYDSGGSSLFEVRIAFVMKVVTLNILLRFPGV